From Methanocella paludicola SANAE, a single genomic window includes:
- a CDS encoding Mov34/MPN/PAD-1 family protein has protein sequence MARRKNVSGIARDALAFILEASRSTHPHEFAGLLRSDGRLISEVVLVPGTTSDEGSARMLLDMMPLDMSIVGSVHSHPVRDLRFSEADIDMFGAKGYYNIIVAYPYTDKDWVCYSPDGEKVSLPVVEADQ, from the coding sequence ATGGCCCGAAGAAAAAACGTCTCCGGCATTGCCCGGGATGCCCTAGCGTTCATCCTTGAGGCGAGCAGGTCCACGCATCCCCACGAGTTCGCGGGATTGCTGCGCTCGGACGGCCGCCTCATATCCGAGGTAGTGCTGGTGCCGGGCACGACGTCGGACGAGGGCTCCGCGCGCATGCTACTGGACATGATGCCCCTCGATATGTCTATCGTCGGGTCCGTCCATAGCCACCCCGTGAGGGACCTCCGCTTCTCAGAAGCGGACATCGACATGTTCGGCGCCAAAGGCTATTACAATATCATCGTCGCTTATCCTTATACTGATAAAGACTGGGTTTGCTATAGCCCTGACGGGGAGAAGGTCAGCCTGCCGGTCGTGGAGGCAGACCAATGA
- a CDS encoding adenylyltransferase/cytidyltransferase family protein — protein MTRVVATGTFDILHPGHVLYLSEAGKLGDELYVIVARDSTIKHKRKPLVPENQRLFMVRALKCVDHAMLGSEDDMFKPIREIDPDIITIGFNQHWDEEALQRQLIERGLKAKVVRITKCDTAPYASSRHIREKIKESDC, from the coding sequence ATGACACGGGTCGTGGCCACCGGTACCTTCGATATCCTGCACCCGGGCCATGTGCTGTACCTGAGCGAGGCAGGAAAGCTGGGCGACGAGCTCTATGTCATCGTGGCCCGGGATAGCACCATAAAGCATAAGCGCAAGCCTCTCGTGCCCGAGAACCAGCGGCTCTTCATGGTAAGAGCACTAAAATGCGTCGACCACGCGATGCTGGGCAGCGAAGATGACATGTTCAAGCCCATCCGCGAGATCGACCCGGACATCATCACTATCGGCTTCAACCAGCACTGGGACGAGGAAGCCCTGCAAAGACAGCTGATAGAGAGGGGGCTGAAAGCTAAAGTGGTGCGCATCACGAAGTGCGATACGGCGCCCTACGCGTCGAGCCGCCACATCAGGGAAAAGATAAAGGAAAGCGACTGCTAA
- the argC gene encoding N-acetyl-gamma-glutamyl-phosphate reductase: MLRVGIIGGTGYVGGELLRLLCVHPKAEVTVVTSRSHAGKPVDAMHPNLKGLLDLKFEDVDPSAIAHKCDLVFTAVPHGAAMNVVPGLVDAGLKVIDMSADYRLPADVFESVYNKKHADPRPTVYGLPELHAEEVKNATVVGNPGCYPTGAILTAAPLVAAGVVDRIVFDSKSGISGSGQEPSETTHYPNVAENVRPYNITTHRHKSEIDQELRALNNKVKIHFTPHVIPSVRGILTTAHAFINKPLTDDQVRAIYNEFYAGKPFIRMSKPTLANVRGSNFCDIAFEIEKGTDRIVIVSAIDNMVKGSAGEAIQNMNIMYGFDERTGIWMSGLPP; this comes from the coding sequence ATGTTACGAGTCGGTATAATCGGCGGCACCGGATATGTCGGTGGCGAGCTGCTGCGGCTTCTGTGCGTTCACCCAAAAGCTGAGGTAACCGTGGTCACGTCCAGGAGCCACGCGGGAAAGCCCGTTGACGCGATGCACCCCAACCTGAAGGGCCTGCTGGACCTGAAGTTCGAAGACGTTGACCCGTCGGCCATCGCCCATAAATGCGACCTTGTCTTTACGGCCGTGCCCCACGGGGCCGCGATGAACGTGGTGCCCGGATTAGTGGATGCCGGGCTTAAGGTCATCGACATGAGCGCGGACTACCGGCTGCCGGCAGATGTGTTCGAGTCGGTCTACAATAAGAAGCACGCCGACCCAAGGCCGACAGTCTACGGCCTGCCCGAATTACATGCAGAAGAAGTGAAGAATGCCACAGTAGTAGGCAACCCCGGGTGCTACCCGACAGGGGCCATACTAACGGCAGCTCCGCTGGTAGCGGCAGGGGTCGTGGACCGCATCGTGTTCGACTCCAAATCCGGCATATCGGGCTCGGGCCAGGAGCCCAGCGAGACCACGCACTACCCGAACGTCGCCGAGAACGTCCGCCCCTATAACATTACCACGCACCGCCATAAGTCGGAGATCGACCAGGAGCTTCGCGCGTTAAACAATAAAGTGAAGATCCACTTTACTCCGCATGTCATTCCATCGGTCAGGGGCATCCTGACCACGGCACACGCATTTATCAATAAGCCGCTCACCGACGACCAGGTGCGGGCCATTTACAACGAGTTCTACGCCGGGAAGCCATTCATTCGCATGAGCAAGCCAACGCTGGCCAACGTGCGAGGCTCCAACTTCTGCGACATCGCGTTCGAGATCGAGAAGGGCACCGACCGCATCGTGATCGTCTCCGCGATCGACAACATGGTAAAAGGCTCGGCCGGCGAGGCCATACAGAACATGAACATCATGTACGGCTTCGACGAACGCACAGGCATATGGATGAGCGGGCTGCCCCCGTGA
- a CDS encoding CBS domain-containing protein — translation MMKVSEVMTKDVITCRPSDPVDGVVKLMSEKDISGLPVVDGEKVVGMVTEADIMRLLVVPEPSRTLWMPSPLEVLIEIPLKEIIQLRRLQQSVKDAGGQNVGSIMQKDVLSISPDDDIEDAASAMVKHKVNRLVVLKDGKLVGIITRDDIIHGLGGSANT, via the coding sequence ATGATGAAAGTTTCCGAAGTCATGACGAAGGACGTCATCACCTGCAGGCCGTCCGACCCCGTGGACGGCGTCGTAAAGCTGATGAGCGAGAAGGACATCAGCGGCCTTCCTGTCGTGGACGGCGAAAAGGTCGTCGGCATGGTGACCGAGGCGGATATCATGCGCCTGCTGGTCGTCCCCGAGCCTTCCCGCACGCTGTGGATGCCAAGCCCCCTCGAAGTATTGATCGAGATACCGTTGAAAGAGATCATTCAGCTCAGGCGCCTGCAGCAGTCCGTCAAGGACGCGGGCGGGCAGAACGTCGGCAGCATCATGCAAAAGGATGTCCTGTCCATATCCCCGGACGACGACATCGAGGATGCGGCCTCGGCCATGGTGAAGCATAAGGTTAATAGGCTGGTAGTCCTTAAGGATGGAAAGCTCGTCGGCATCATTACTCGTGATGATATCATCCACGGGCTCGGAGGATCTGCTAATACATGA
- the argJ gene encoding bifunctional ornithine acetyltransferase/N-acetylglutamate synthase, producing the protein MKTIEGGICAVKGVRAYGIKEGKMGLAVMLAKGPAAAVFTLNKVRAAPVLVTKDHLKTNGALFNGIIANSGCANAFTHEQGIKDAIGMANILAARLNVDPHTIGVASTGVIGRPLNMAWIKDHFNEVFEKACTGPECSLATNKAVMTTDLAPKSYAVEIEGGVRIGAIAKGSGMIEPNMGTMLSFIFTDADIPHASLQKCLKKAVDKSYNMVVVDGDTSTNDTVTLIATGEAGKPKMKKFQEGLEKVCMEIAKKIARDGEGATKLIEATVEGARTVRDARKGAKAIVRSPLFKSAVYGTDPNWGRAVCAIGYSSCDVDPARVTLIFSNGKESVALVDNGMPKSDEATLAKAKAIMGGDTLYVTARLGLGRAKATAWGCDLTHKYVDINASYTT; encoded by the coding sequence ATGAAGACCATTGAGGGCGGCATTTGCGCCGTTAAGGGCGTCAGGGCTTACGGCATTAAAGAGGGTAAGATGGGTCTTGCGGTCATGCTGGCCAAGGGTCCGGCGGCCGCTGTGTTCACGTTGAATAAGGTCCGTGCAGCCCCGGTTTTAGTCACGAAGGATCACCTGAAAACGAATGGTGCCCTTTTTAATGGCATCATCGCCAACAGCGGCTGCGCTAATGCTTTTACACATGAGCAGGGCATCAAGGACGCCATCGGGATGGCGAATATCTTGGCAGCCCGGCTTAACGTAGATCCCCATACGATCGGTGTTGCATCGACGGGCGTCATCGGCAGGCCCCTGAACATGGCCTGGATCAAGGACCACTTTAACGAAGTCTTCGAAAAGGCATGTACGGGCCCCGAGTGCAGCCTCGCTACCAACAAGGCCGTCATGACCACCGACCTCGCGCCGAAGTCATACGCTGTCGAAATAGAAGGCGGCGTCCGCATCGGCGCCATCGCGAAGGGCTCCGGCATGATCGAGCCCAACATGGGCACCATGCTATCATTCATATTTACGGACGCGGACATACCCCACGCCTCATTGCAAAAATGCCTGAAGAAGGCCGTGGACAAGAGCTACAACATGGTCGTCGTGGACGGCGATACGAGCACGAACGATACGGTCACGCTCATCGCTACCGGCGAAGCCGGTAAGCCTAAAATGAAAAAGTTCCAGGAAGGCCTGGAAAAGGTCTGCATGGAGATCGCCAAGAAGATAGCCCGGGACGGAGAAGGTGCCACGAAGCTGATCGAAGCTACGGTCGAGGGCGCCAGGACCGTCAGGGATGCCAGGAAAGGGGCAAAGGCCATCGTGCGCTCTCCGCTCTTTAAATCGGCCGTCTACGGCACCGACCCCAACTGGGGCAGGGCCGTATGCGCCATCGGCTACTCATCCTGCGACGTGGACCCTGCCAGGGTCACGCTCATCTTCTCGAATGGCAAGGAATCGGTCGCGCTGGTCGATAACGGCATGCCGAAGAGCGACGAGGCGACGCTGGCAAAGGCCAAGGCCATCATGGGCGGCGATACGCTCTACGTGACCGCCAGGCTCGGGCTGGGAAGGGCGAAGGCGACCGCATGGGGCTGCGACCTGACGCACAAGTACGTCGACATCAACGCCTCGTACACGACTTAA
- the hisS gene encoding histidine--tRNA ligase, producing MRFQSLKGFRDFYPEEMSARRKVLDKIFETVRPYGFREVDSPSLEMLELFRVKSGDEILTQTFNFADKGKRDVTLIPELTPTMARMVVEREKSLKRPIKWFSMPKMWRYEEPQSGRLREFYQLNVDIFGVPGPEADAEVLAAGIDIMLKLDLEGQFIFKVSDRRLMQGVLESMGIADRREAVFAAIDKRYKVTHSEFKELLAKADLDDLKIGQLLSILDSRGPMLEALQKLRGLISLENEQTRAGYESLEKLTDLLVMYHMEQYCELDPSVIRGLAYYTGTVFECYDTKGELRAIFGGGRYDKIIELFGGEPMPAVGFGMGDAVLEILMRRAKVWPEEKLTTDYFILTTSAQYMETALFLAQALREKEFIVETDLLGRNFGNQMKYANSIGAKYVLILGEKEMAGGQVSVKDMKTGEQRTEEVIRFLDSVTK from the coding sequence ATGAGATTTCAATCGCTCAAGGGGTTCAGGGACTTCTATCCCGAAGAGATGTCCGCCCGCCGGAAGGTGCTGGACAAGATCTTCGAGACTGTCCGGCCTTACGGTTTCCGTGAGGTAGACTCGCCGAGCCTGGAAATGCTGGAATTGTTCCGGGTTAAAAGTGGCGACGAGATACTTACTCAAACCTTTAATTTTGCGGACAAGGGCAAACGTGACGTGACTCTCATCCCCGAGCTTACTCCGACGATGGCCCGCATGGTCGTTGAGCGTGAGAAGTCGCTTAAAAGGCCGATAAAATGGTTCTCGATGCCCAAGATGTGGCGTTATGAGGAGCCGCAGTCGGGCCGCCTCCGCGAGTTTTACCAGCTTAACGTGGACATTTTTGGCGTGCCGGGGCCTGAAGCGGATGCCGAAGTACTGGCGGCCGGCATCGATATAATGTTAAAGCTGGATCTCGAAGGGCAGTTCATTTTTAAGGTGAGCGACAGGAGGCTCATGCAGGGCGTGCTCGAGAGCATGGGCATCGCGGACCGGAGAGAAGCCGTCTTCGCCGCTATCGATAAGCGCTACAAGGTCACGCACTCCGAGTTCAAAGAATTACTTGCCAAAGCTGACCTGGACGATCTGAAGATCGGGCAGCTACTATCGATCCTGGACTCCAGGGGCCCCATGCTTGAGGCCCTCCAGAAGCTTAGGGGCTTAATATCTTTAGAGAACGAGCAGACCCGGGCGGGCTATGAAAGCCTGGAAAAGCTGACAGACCTCCTGGTCATGTACCACATGGAGCAGTACTGTGAGCTGGACCCGTCGGTCATCAGGGGCCTGGCATATTATACTGGCACTGTGTTCGAGTGCTATGACACGAAGGGCGAGCTACGAGCCATATTCGGCGGCGGGCGCTACGATAAGATCATCGAGCTGTTCGGCGGGGAGCCGATGCCGGCCGTGGGCTTCGGCATGGGCGACGCAGTGCTCGAGATCCTCATGCGCCGTGCAAAAGTGTGGCCCGAAGAGAAGCTTACGACGGATTATTTCATCCTTACGACTTCAGCGCAGTACATGGAAACTGCACTGTTTTTGGCGCAGGCGCTGCGTGAGAAGGAATTTATTGTAGAGACTGACCTGCTGGGCCGCAACTTCGGCAACCAGATGAAGTACGCCAACAGCATAGGCGCAAAGTACGTACTCATCCTGGGCGAGAAGGAGATGGCCGGCGGACAGGTCTCGGTCAAGGACATGAAGACCGGGGAACAGCGGACCGAAGAGGTCATCAGGTTCCTGGATAGCGTGACGAAATAA
- a CDS encoding sensor histidine kinase: protein MKIRTQLILSIILFILALIVITTSVILTDQQVDRLSKQEELVNSIQLGAGELGYLSNDYLLHPESPQLNRWNSKYAALSDDIMNISVDTPEQQVLLDSIRANQQRLKEVFNDVASTIRSAHQNDNTADDLAYARISWSRIEVQTQAIAYDTSRLSHMIGDEKNQVKQTNTLLIFTMLGAFIVFLLIDYLLIFGNTVRSIADLQAGTRIIGSGNLDHVIPVKNPDDEIGDLTSSFNRMVTRLKAVTASKMDLENEISRRMQTEKALQEKKETLEAQSRELSSKNEELLRQIEERKRAEAGLAEARAQAELYLDLMGHDINNMNQVSMGYLEIALDTLKEEGRIEKEDAELLEKSLMSIQDSTRLIDNVRKIRSARSMEFQFQPIDLREILESVKEQFSRVNGRRITINYTPTESHVLATELVKDVFINIVGNAVKHSDAVKPLEIDITQTHVYGIDERYHKVIIEDNGPGIPDEMKTRVFNRFERGNTRAKGKGLGLYLVKTLVRDFHGRIWVEDRVPGDHTKGAKFVVMLPAIEK from the coding sequence ATGAAGATCCGGACACAGCTGATACTGAGCATAATCCTCTTTATCTTAGCTCTGATCGTGATCACCACATCGGTGATACTCACGGATCAGCAGGTAGATAGGTTGAGCAAGCAGGAAGAGCTTGTCAATTCCATTCAGCTCGGGGCCGGTGAGCTTGGCTATCTATCGAATGATTATCTCCTGCACCCGGAAAGCCCGCAGCTAAACCGATGGAACTCAAAATATGCTGCGCTCTCGGATGATATAATGAATATATCCGTGGACACCCCCGAGCAGCAGGTGCTTCTCGATAGCATCCGGGCGAATCAGCAGCGGCTGAAGGAAGTCTTCAACGATGTGGCGTCGACTATCCGGAGCGCGCATCAAAACGATAATACGGCCGATGACCTGGCCTATGCCCGTATATCGTGGAGCCGGATCGAGGTCCAAACGCAGGCGATCGCCTACGATACCTCCCGCCTGTCGCATATGATAGGCGACGAAAAAAATCAAGTAAAGCAAACGAATACGCTGCTGATATTCACTATGCTGGGGGCGTTTATCGTATTTCTGTTGATCGATTATCTATTGATCTTCGGGAACACGGTCCGGTCGATCGCAGATCTCCAGGCGGGAACGAGGATAATCGGTTCCGGTAATCTCGACCATGTCATCCCGGTGAAAAACCCCGATGATGAGATCGGAGACCTGACGAGCTCATTTAACCGGATGGTAACTCGCTTGAAAGCCGTTACCGCTTCAAAGATGGACCTGGAGAACGAGATCTCCCGGCGTATGCAGACTGAAAAAGCCTTACAGGAAAAGAAGGAGACGCTTGAAGCCCAGTCCCGGGAGCTCAGCTCCAAGAACGAGGAGCTCTTAAGGCAAATAGAAGAGCGTAAGCGTGCCGAAGCCGGACTGGCCGAAGCCCGTGCGCAGGCCGAGCTGTATCTGGACCTTATGGGCCATGATATCAATAACATGAACCAGGTGAGCATGGGGTACCTGGAGATCGCCCTCGATACATTGAAGGAGGAGGGCAGGATCGAGAAGGAGGATGCCGAGCTCCTGGAAAAGTCCCTCATGTCGATCCAGGACAGCACCCGCCTCATCGATAACGTGCGAAAGATCCGGTCGGCAAGGTCTATGGAATTCCAGTTCCAGCCCATCGACCTGAGGGAAATTCTCGAGAGCGTAAAGGAGCAGTTCTCCCGGGTCAACGGCCGCCGCATCACCATCAATTATACGCCGACAGAGAGCCATGTCCTGGCTACGGAGCTGGTCAAGGACGTGTTCATCAACATCGTCGGGAACGCGGTCAAGCATTCGGACGCGGTCAAGCCCCTGGAGATCGATATCACCCAGACCCACGTCTACGGCATCGACGAGAGATATCACAAGGTCATCATCGAGGATAATGGCCCCGGCATACCGGATGAGATGAAGACCCGGGTCTTCAACCGGTTCGAGCGCGGCAATACCCGGGCTAAGGGTAAAGGCCTGGGCCTCTACCTGGTGAAGACGCTCGTGCGCGATTTTCATGGCCGTATATGGGTGGAGGACCGGGTGCCCGGCGACCATACGAAGGGTGCCAAGTTCGTGGTCATGCTGCCTGCCATAGAAAAATGA
- a CDS encoding ABC transporter substrate-binding protein, whose product MKKFIIALVIVIAVIAASVYAAWYVQSSQKLDAGPPESITIGVPRMFDSSALVYIADDQGFFTDIGLNVTIKEYDAGLYAVDDMLKGNSDIAVATEIVLVGKALNREKICSIGSIAKYQTHYIIGRKDRGVENFSDLRGKRIGFARGTSGEFYLGRYLELRAINLPEVTLVDVRPAQYTDAIVNGSVDAIIVWEPYVEPIKDQLGANATIWPAQSGQLGYWNAICRDDWAAQHPELVNRFLRSIDRAEKYTIYHTAESKTIVQKRLNADDKYVASVWNNTQFGLSLDQSLIVAMDDEGRWMINNGLTDVNVVPDYQDNIYLTGMNAVKPESVNIVI is encoded by the coding sequence ATGAAAAAGTTCATCATCGCTCTCGTCATTGTCATCGCCGTTATTGCGGCATCGGTATACGCCGCATGGTATGTTCAGAGCTCGCAAAAGCTCGATGCGGGTCCGCCCGAATCGATAACCATCGGGGTCCCGCGGATGTTCGATTCTTCCGCGCTCGTCTATATCGCTGACGATCAGGGCTTTTTTACCGATATCGGCCTTAACGTAACGATAAAAGAGTATGATGCCGGCTTGTATGCCGTCGACGACATGCTGAAGGGTAATAGTGATATTGCGGTAGCCACCGAGATCGTCCTGGTCGGTAAGGCGTTGAACCGGGAAAAAATTTGCAGCATCGGCAGTATCGCAAAATACCAGACCCATTATATTATCGGCAGAAAGGACCGGGGCGTCGAGAATTTTTCCGACCTCCGGGGAAAAAGGATCGGTTTTGCCCGGGGAACCTCGGGGGAATTTTATCTCGGCCGATATCTCGAGCTGCGGGCCATTAACCTGCCGGAAGTAACTCTCGTCGATGTCCGGCCGGCACAATATACCGACGCCATCGTAAACGGGTCGGTCGACGCGATCATCGTATGGGAGCCCTATGTTGAACCCATTAAAGATCAGCTGGGGGCCAATGCGACCATCTGGCCGGCCCAAAGTGGCCAGTTAGGATACTGGAACGCGATATGCAGGGATGACTGGGCGGCACAGCATCCGGAGCTCGTCAACCGATTCCTGAGATCGATCGACCGGGCGGAAAAATATACGATATACCATACCGCCGAATCGAAGACGATCGTACAAAAGCGGTTGAACGCGGACGATAAGTATGTCGCGTCCGTATGGAATAACACCCAGTTCGGGCTCTCGCTCGACCAGTCGCTCATCGTGGCCATGGACGATGAAGGGCGGTGGATGATCAATAATGGTCTCACCGACGTGAACGTGGTCCCCGACTATCAGGACAATATCTATCTCACTGGCATGAATGCGGTTAAGCCTGAGTCGGTTAATATCGTAATTTGA